A window of the Haloarcula litorea genome harbors these coding sequences:
- a CDS encoding DUF3179 domain-containing protein encodes MGLTRRDWLRAAGALGAAGLAGCTGTGGPDGGGRRTAAPGTGDTTATATPGTPPPTADRSLYLGHAVDHVDENLVSGGVPKDGIPSIDDPTFAAAGETPVADGDPVFGVARNGEAKAYPQYILVHHEIVNDTVGGDPVAVTYCPLTGTAQGFERGETTFGVSGRLVNSNLTMYDRGTDTWWPQVLATGVRGPLRGETLEEFRVVWTTWKQWRSAHPDTQVLTEDTGYTRRYGDDPYGDYNPRAGYYDDGRTLFSPLVTDDRAHPKRVVLGTRTTEGALTFDEPTLLDERVLTGDVAGTEYVAVADAALSTGYVYANPDGLTVTAEDGGYRVDGGTHAADALPLDRSLAFDGMWFAWAGFYPGVGYVR; translated from the coding sequence ATGGGACTGACGCGGCGCGACTGGCTCCGTGCAGCGGGCGCGCTCGGAGCCGCGGGACTCGCCGGCTGTACCGGGACCGGTGGTCCCGACGGCGGCGGCCGGAGGACCGCCGCCCCGGGGACCGGGGACACGACGGCGACTGCGACGCCGGGGACGCCGCCTCCGACGGCGGACCGATCGCTGTACCTCGGCCACGCCGTCGACCACGTCGACGAGAACCTCGTCAGCGGCGGCGTCCCGAAGGACGGCATCCCCTCGATCGACGACCCGACGTTCGCGGCGGCCGGCGAGACACCCGTCGCGGACGGCGACCCGGTGTTCGGCGTCGCCCGGAACGGCGAGGCGAAGGCGTATCCGCAGTACATCCTCGTCCACCACGAGATCGTCAACGACACGGTCGGCGGCGACCCGGTGGCGGTGACGTACTGTCCGCTGACGGGGACGGCACAGGGGTTCGAGCGGGGGGAGACCACCTTCGGCGTCTCCGGCCGGCTGGTCAACTCCAACCTCACGATGTACGACCGTGGGACCGACACCTGGTGGCCGCAGGTGCTCGCGACGGGCGTCCGCGGGCCGCTCCGGGGCGAGACCCTCGAGGAGTTCCGGGTCGTCTGGACGACGTGGAAACAGTGGCGGAGTGCCCACCCGGACACGCAGGTGCTCACGGAGGACACCGGCTACACACGGCGGTACGGCGACGACCCGTACGGCGACTACAACCCACGGGCGGGGTACTACGACGACGGGCGGACGCTGTTCTCGCCGCTGGTGACGGACGACCGGGCACACCCAAAGCGCGTGGTCCTCGGGACACGGACGACCGAGGGCGCGCTGACCTTCGACGAGCCGACACTGCTGGACGAGCGGGTCCTGACCGGCGACGTCGCCGGCACGGAGTACGTCGCCGTCGCCGACGCGGCGCTGTCGACGGGCTACGTCTACGCCAACCCCGACGGCCTGACGGTGACGGCCGAGGACGGCGGCTACCGGGTCGACGGCGGGACTCACGCGGCCGACGCGCTCCCGCTCGACCGCTCGCTCGCGTTCGACGGGATGTGGTTCGCCTGGGCGGGCTTCTATCCGGGAGTCGGCTATGTCAGGTGA
- a CDS encoding alpha/beta hydrolase: MSGPHQGQELVTAGTPLDEARAAMVLVHGRGATAQSIVQMGREVHEEGLALLAPQAARNTWYPQSFLAPVEQNEPGRSSGLRAIDDAVERATDAGVPVDRVVLLGFSQGACLASEYVARNPTRYGGLVALSGGLIGETVDPEGFDGDLDGMPVFVGCSDVDPHIPLERVKVTSEVFERLHADVDERIYEGMGHGVNEDELDAVADIVATVLSA, encoded by the coding sequence ATGAGCGGTCCCCACCAGGGACAGGAACTGGTCACGGCGGGGACGCCGCTGGACGAGGCGCGGGCGGCGATGGTGCTGGTCCACGGCCGCGGGGCGACCGCACAGAGCATCGTCCAGATGGGTCGTGAGGTCCACGAGGAGGGGCTCGCGCTGCTGGCTCCGCAGGCGGCCCGCAACACCTGGTACCCGCAGTCGTTCCTCGCGCCGGTCGAGCAGAACGAGCCGGGCCGGAGTTCGGGGTTACGGGCCATCGACGACGCGGTCGAGCGAGCGACGGACGCGGGCGTCCCGGTCGACCGCGTCGTCCTGCTGGGCTTCTCGCAGGGTGCCTGTCTCGCCAGCGAGTACGTCGCCCGGAACCCGACGCGGTACGGCGGGCTGGTCGCCCTGAGCGGCGGGCTGATCGGCGAGACGGTCGACCCCGAGGGGTTCGACGGCGACCTCGACGGGATGCCGGTCTTCGTCGGCTGTAGCGACGTGGACCCCCACATCCCGCTGGAGCGCGTGAAGGTGACCAGCGAGGTGTTCGAGCGCCTACACGCCGACGTCGACGAGCGCATCTACGAGGGGATGGGCCACGGCGTCAACGAGGACGAGCTCGACGCGGTCGCCGACATCGTGGCGACGGTTCTCTCGGCGTGA
- a CDS encoding serine/threonine protein kinase, whose protein sequence is MAWEPEPGDVVDGRYAVEETLGKGGFAKVLLATDRETGDAVALKYPNYTETQNDRAVVEKYFEKEAETLEHIAAAGGHDRVMGYYGRVEHRGVPFLVVELVDGLELDEAVDRHGPEDDPDVVRTIGIALAEAMAFLHENEVVYRDLKPENLMATASGTTKLIDFNTAARFGGDTAETSAAGGTTILGPYKPREVAEASRTDLPQGPWSDVYSIGKILMFALRGTVPRKDGVDPRDFGVDCPDYLAAIVERATQSHPKDRYANATVLKTALENRDPSPPDPAVLRYVTGDGEYAVKPGDTIGRRGVGPSTTIEIEDPVGTYVSAVHAQFTVEDGDWYLEDKSLNGTYVQRGDGWQRVLSEAGYEGLRRSEDVDPTDGDGGRPPTSVRLHDGDLIALVDASYGVSFEFHTE, encoded by the coding sequence ATGGCGTGGGAACCCGAACCCGGCGACGTCGTCGACGGCCGCTACGCGGTCGAGGAGACGCTCGGCAAGGGCGGGTTCGCGAAGGTGTTGCTGGCGACGGACCGCGAGACCGGCGACGCCGTCGCGCTGAAGTACCCCAACTACACCGAGACACAGAACGACCGCGCCGTGGTCGAGAAGTACTTCGAGAAGGAGGCCGAGACGCTCGAACACATCGCCGCCGCCGGCGGGCACGACCGGGTGATGGGGTACTACGGGCGGGTCGAGCACCGCGGCGTCCCCTTCCTCGTGGTCGAGCTCGTCGACGGACTGGAACTGGACGAGGCGGTCGACCGCCACGGCCCGGAGGACGACCCCGACGTGGTGCGGACCATCGGGATCGCACTGGCGGAGGCGATGGCGTTCCTCCACGAGAACGAGGTGGTCTACCGCGACCTCAAGCCGGAGAACCTGATGGCGACGGCCAGCGGGACGACGAAGCTCATCGACTTCAACACCGCCGCACGCTTCGGCGGCGACACGGCCGAGACGTCCGCGGCGGGCGGGACCACCATCCTCGGGCCCTACAAGCCACGCGAGGTGGCCGAGGCCAGCCGGACCGACCTCCCGCAGGGGCCGTGGTCGGACGTCTACTCCATCGGCAAGATCCTCATGTTCGCGCTGCGCGGGACGGTCCCCCGGAAGGACGGCGTCGACCCGCGGGACTTCGGCGTCGACTGCCCGGACTACCTCGCGGCGATCGTCGAGCGGGCGACCCAGTCACACCCCAAAGACCGGTACGCGAACGCGACGGTGCTGAAGACCGCACTGGAGAACAGGGACCCGTCGCCGCCGGACCCGGCGGTCCTGCGGTACGTCACCGGCGACGGCGAGTACGCGGTCAAGCCCGGGGACACGATCGGGCGGCGCGGCGTCGGCCCCTCGACGACGATCGAGATCGAGGACCCGGTCGGGACGTACGTCTCGGCCGTCCACGCACAGTTCACCGTCGAGGACGGCGACTGGTACCTCGAGGACAAGAGCCTCAACGGGACCTACGTCCAGCGCGGGGACGGCTGGCAGCGGGTCCTCAGCGAGGCGGGCTACGAGGGCCTGCGCCGCTCGGAGGACGTCGACCCCACGGACGGGGACGGTGGACGGCCACCGACGTCGGTCCGCCTGCACGACGGCGACCTGATCGCCCTCGTCGACGCGAGCTACGGCGTCTCCTTCGAGTTCCACACGGAGTGA
- a CDS encoding ABC transporter permease codes for MAIDVTDEVEGSGESVAGLPMEIDAVGIRRGLAGVAAFVLLWWAAAFTQPSYVLPTPFQVAETFAAEAASGELFVALGNSILHWIPGAVVGTGLGIAAGIALAWSPVVDDFSSPVVRVLRPVPPLALVGFAIAWFGINHAGAAFIIAVGAFWINFYATYGGVEGVSEDLLDVARSLGVQGDLELIRTVVVPASLPEITTGIRTGIGRCWMLVVASEIFGVAGIGRRILRASNNLQVDVVITYILVLSLMFLLVDVAFRTLQRRALAWR; via the coding sequence ATGGCTATCGACGTCACCGACGAGGTCGAGGGCTCCGGTGAGTCCGTCGCCGGCCTCCCGATGGAGATCGACGCGGTCGGCATCCGACGCGGGCTCGCCGGCGTCGCCGCGTTCGTCCTGCTGTGGTGGGCCGCCGCGTTCACACAGCCGAGCTACGTCCTCCCGACGCCGTTCCAGGTCGCCGAGACGTTCGCCGCCGAGGCGGCCTCCGGCGAGCTGTTCGTCGCGCTCGGCAACAGCATCCTCCACTGGATCCCGGGTGCGGTCGTCGGGACCGGGCTCGGCATCGCCGCCGGCATCGCGCTGGCCTGGAGTCCCGTCGTCGACGACTTCTCCTCGCCCGTGGTCCGGGTCCTCCGCCCGGTCCCGCCGCTCGCGCTCGTCGGCTTCGCGATCGCGTGGTTCGGGATCAACCACGCCGGCGCGGCCTTCATCATCGCCGTCGGCGCGTTCTGGATCAACTTCTACGCCACCTACGGCGGCGTCGAGGGCGTCTCCGAGGACCTGCTCGACGTGGCCCGGAGCCTCGGCGTCCAGGGTGACCTCGAACTCATCCGCACCGTCGTCGTCCCCGCCTCGCTACCCGAGATCACGACCGGCATCAGGACCGGTATCGGTCGCTGCTGGATGCTCGTCGTCGCCTCCGAGATCTTCGGCGTGGCCGGCATCGGCCGCCGGATTCTGCGTGCCTCGAACAACCTCCAGGTCGACGTGGTCATCACCTACATCCTCGTGTTGAGCCTGATGTTCCTGCTGGTGGACGTCGCGTTCCGCACACTCCAACGGAGGGCTCTCGCGTGGCGGTGA
- a CDS encoding vWA domain-containing protein, with protein sequence MTANVVTDVNRPYVPAAGAKLTAEVEVEPGAQEERPTRQIALCIDASGSMAGDDIEQARAGAEWVFGLLGDDDYVSVVAFDDEVERVLEPTRWRDIDRDDAMARVGDIAAGGSTDMYRGLQAAADSLRRLPDDGRTARRILLLSDGKDKNHDPPEFETLARDIDRDGIRIKSAGIGDDYRRETITTLGTTARGEWTHLGSPGDIEQFFGDAVEEAGTVVAPDAQLELDVADGVEVSEVYRALPQTQEVDLEWRDNTTVVKLPDLLDRETQRVVMKIHAPERDVGVEATLADVTLTADGETARDTITVEYTDDPEKLGEHHEEVDIDHRQTVIKTELGRGNVAEAQTQVERMTKIHGEDADAVESAERETRIVMEGGREEQNRATKIVTDEGLQQ encoded by the coding sequence ATGACAGCGAACGTCGTGACCGACGTGAATCGCCCCTACGTGCCGGCGGCGGGGGCGAAGCTCACCGCCGAGGTCGAGGTCGAACCGGGCGCACAGGAGGAGCGCCCGACGCGCCAGATCGCGTTGTGTATCGACGCGAGCGGGTCGATGGCCGGCGACGACATCGAGCAGGCCCGCGCGGGCGCGGAGTGGGTGTTCGGCCTCCTGGGGGACGACGACTACGTCTCCGTCGTCGCCTTCGACGACGAGGTCGAGCGGGTGCTGGAGCCGACCCGGTGGCGCGACATCGACCGGGACGACGCGATGGCCCGCGTCGGAGACATCGCGGCCGGCGGCAGCACCGACATGTACCGCGGCCTGCAGGCGGCCGCGGACTCGCTGCGTCGGCTCCCCGACGACGGGCGAACGGCACGACGGATCCTCCTGCTCTCGGACGGGAAGGACAAGAACCACGACCCGCCGGAGTTCGAGACGCTGGCCCGCGACATCGACCGCGACGGCATCCGCATCAAGTCGGCGGGGATCGGCGACGACTACCGGCGGGAGACGATCACCACGCTCGGCACGACGGCCCGCGGCGAGTGGACTCACCTCGGTTCGCCGGGGGACATCGAGCAGTTCTTCGGGGACGCCGTCGAGGAGGCGGGGACCGTCGTCGCGCCGGACGCACAGCTCGAACTGGACGTGGCCGACGGCGTCGAGGTCAGCGAGGTGTACCGCGCGCTGCCCCAGACACAGGAGGTCGACCTGGAGTGGCGGGACAACACGACGGTCGTGAAGCTGCCGGACCTGCTGGACCGGGAGACACAGCGGGTCGTGATGAAGATCCACGCGCCCGAGCGTGACGTCGGCGTCGAGGCGACGCTGGCCGACGTGACGCTCACCGCCGACGGCGAGACGGCCCGCGACACCATCACCGTCGAGTACACCGACGACCCGGAGAAGCTCGGCGAACACCACGAGGAGGTGGACATCGACCACCGGCAGACGGTCATCAAGACGGAACTCGGGAGGGGCAACGTCGCGGAGGCCCAGACCCAGGTCGAGCGGATGACGAAGATCCACGGCGAGGACGCCGACGCCGTCGAGTCCGCCGAGCGCGAGACCCGCATCGTGATGGAGGGCGGCCGCGAGGAACAGAACCGCGCGACGAAGATCGTCACCGACGAGGGCCTCCAGCAGTGA
- a CDS encoding beta-glucosidase family protein produces the protein MPPRDPSALVAEMSRAEKLSLVRGTADPAERATGYLPGIERLDVPPLRLVDGPLGVRAEGERATAFPATLATAAAFDPALAREQGAAMGREAVAHDQHVLLAPGVNVVRVPHCGRNFEYLSEDPVLSGTVGAALVDGIQSEDVIATVKHYVANNQETSRTQVSAAVDERALREVYLPPFRAAVAAGVGSVMTAYNRVNGTYMSDHADLVGGVLKDEWGFDGYVVSDWYGLATTVGAATAGLDLEMPGVPAPGAEDHEGEWPDGIPDAGHAGLFGDPLAAAIDDGRVPSERLDEMARRVLGQMARIGLLDGRERTGELDSQRHRDLAERVAGRGTVLLENDGVLPLADDADVALLGPHVHEAKLGGGGSSETTPFHSVAPDEGLRARADGTVTTARGVPPVPSRSLFDRLPYLDWGRDDEESDRPEPSLDDAVDAAADADVAVVLVRDATTEAEDRDSLALPGRQDELVRAVAAANDRTVVVLRTGGPVETPWRDDVAAVVEQWYPGQADGDALAAVCYGDRDPGGRLPVTFAPADTYPASDARQFPGVDGTAHYDEGVFVGYRHFDAAGLDPTYPFGHGHSYADFAYGGVTADGTDRVTVPVENTSDRPGREVVQAYVEPPTVEGVDRPDRVFAGASPVELAAGERREVTVSLDDLAVRRYDPDGGWTVDAGTYGIAVGRSARDDRASVAVDR, from the coding sequence ATGCCCCCTCGCGATCCCAGCGCTCTGGTGGCCGAGATGAGCCGGGCGGAGAAACTCTCGCTCGTCCGTGGGACGGCCGACCCCGCGGAGCGGGCCACCGGCTACCTCCCGGGTATCGAGCGGCTCGACGTCCCGCCCCTCCGGCTGGTCGACGGCCCGCTCGGCGTCCGTGCCGAGGGCGAGCGGGCGACGGCGTTCCCCGCCACGCTCGCGACCGCGGCGGCGTTCGACCCCGCCCTCGCCCGCGAACAGGGGGCCGCGATGGGGCGCGAGGCGGTCGCACACGACCAGCACGTCCTGCTGGCCCCGGGCGTGAACGTCGTCCGAGTCCCCCACTGTGGGCGGAACTTCGAGTACCTCTCGGAGGACCCCGTCCTCTCGGGGACCGTCGGCGCGGCGCTCGTCGACGGGATCCAGTCCGAGGACGTGATCGCGACGGTGAAACACTACGTCGCGAACAACCAGGAGACCAGCCGGACGCAGGTCAGCGCCGCCGTCGACGAGCGGGCGCTCCGGGAGGTGTACCTCCCGCCGTTCCGGGCGGCCGTCGCGGCCGGCGTCGGGTCGGTGATGACCGCCTACAACCGCGTCAACGGGACCTATATGAGCGACCACGCCGACCTCGTCGGCGGCGTCCTCAAAGACGAGTGGGGGTTCGACGGCTACGTCGTCTCGGACTGGTACGGGCTTGCGACGACCGTCGGCGCGGCCACCGCCGGCCTCGACCTGGAGATGCCAGGCGTCCCCGCACCCGGTGCCGAGGACCACGAGGGGGAGTGGCCCGACGGCATCCCCGACGCCGGCCACGCCGGCCTGTTCGGCGACCCGCTCGCGGCCGCGATCGACGACGGTCGGGTCCCCTCCGAGAGACTCGACGAGATGGCGCGTCGCGTGCTCGGACAGATGGCCCGCATCGGACTGCTCGACGGTCGCGAGCGGACCGGCGAACTCGACAGCCAGCGCCACCGCGACCTCGCGGAGCGGGTGGCCGGCCGGGGGACGGTCCTGCTGGAGAACGACGGCGTCCTGCCGCTGGCCGACGACGCCGACGTCGCGCTCCTCGGCCCCCACGTCCACGAGGCGAAACTCGGCGGCGGCGGGTCCTCGGAGACGACGCCGTTCCACAGCGTCGCGCCGGACGAAGGGCTGCGGGCGCGCGCCGACGGGACGGTGACGACCGCCCGGGGCGTCCCGCCGGTCCCGTCCCGCTCGCTGTTCGACCGCCTGCCGTACCTCGACTGGGGGCGCGACGACGAGGAGTCCGACCGGCCGGAGCCGTCGCTGGACGACGCCGTGGACGCGGCCGCCGACGCCGACGTCGCCGTGGTCCTCGTCCGCGACGCGACCACCGAGGCCGAGGACCGCGACTCGCTGGCGCTGCCCGGCCGGCAGGACGAACTCGTCCGGGCCGTCGCCGCCGCCAACGACCGGACCGTCGTCGTCCTCCGCACCGGCGGCCCGGTCGAGACGCCCTGGCGCGACGACGTGGCCGCCGTCGTCGAGCAGTGGTACCCCGGCCAGGCCGACGGCGACGCGCTCGCGGCCGTCTGCTACGGCGACCGCGATCCCGGCGGCCGGCTGCCGGTGACGTTCGCGCCCGCGGACACCTACCCCGCGAGCGACGCGCGGCAGTTCCCCGGCGTCGACGGAACGGCCCACTACGACGAGGGCGTCTTCGTCGGCTACCGGCACTTCGACGCGGCCGGGCTCGACCCGACCTACCCGTTCGGTCACGGCCACTCCTACGCCGACTTCGCGTACGGGGGCGTCACCGCCGACGGGACCGATCGCGTCACCGTCCCCGTCGAGAACACGAGCGACAGACCGGGGCGCGAGGTGGTCCAGGCGTACGTCGAGCCACCGACCGTCGAGGGCGTCGACAGGCCCGACCGGGTGTTCGCCGGAGCGTCGCCCGTCGAGCTCGCGGCCGGCGAGCGCCGCGAGGTGACGGTGTCACTCGACGACCTCGCCGTCCGCCGGTACGACCCGGACGGCGGGTGGACCGTCGACGCCGGAACGTACGGGATCGCCGTCGGTCGCTCCGCGCGAGACGACCGTGCGAGCGTCGCCGTCGACCGCTGA
- a CDS encoding VOC family protein, which yields MTENRDRLPAATRLGRVALTVADTARVAEFYESVVGLVVHEGGEPTVLGDGETPLLELHEDDALPARPADAAGLFHTAFRVPSRAALGDALARIEAAGALDGASDHLVSEALYCTDPEGNGVEVYCDRPRGEWGETADGRVEMATEPLALADLRAAATGADRVPAGTDVGHVHLEVTSLADARAFYDGALGMTLRAAYDGGRFLAAGDYHHHVGANVWGRRTAPIEGRGLAWFELLFPDAASLEAATDRLAAAGHAAEPADGGVTVTDPDGITLRLRA from the coding sequence ATGACCGAGAACCGTGACCGACTGCCGGCGGCGACCCGCCTCGGCCGGGTCGCGTTGACCGTCGCCGACACCGCGCGAGTGGCCGAGTTCTACGAGTCCGTGGTCGGCCTGGTGGTCCACGAGGGCGGGGAGCCGACGGTGCTGGGCGACGGCGAGACGCCGCTGCTGGAACTCCACGAGGACGACGCGCTCCCGGCGCGACCCGCCGACGCGGCGGGGCTGTTCCACACGGCGTTCCGGGTCCCCTCGCGGGCGGCCCTCGGGGACGCGCTCGCGCGCATCGAGGCCGCTGGCGCGCTCGACGGCGCGTCGGACCACCTCGTGAGCGAGGCGCTGTACTGTACGGATCCCGAGGGCAACGGCGTCGAGGTGTACTGCGACCGGCCCCGCGGGGAGTGGGGCGAGACGGCGGACGGCCGGGTCGAGATGGCGACGGAGCCGCTGGCGCTCGCCGACCTGCGCGCGGCGGCGACGGGTGCCGACCGCGTCCCGGCGGGGACGGACGTGGGCCACGTCCACCTCGAGGTCACCTCGCTGGCCGACGCCCGCGCGTTCTACGACGGCGCGCTGGGGATGACACTCCGGGCCGCCTACGACGGCGGTCGGTTCCTCGCGGCGGGGGACTACCACCACCACGTCGGCGCGAACGTCTGGGGTCGGCGGACCGCACCGATCGAGGGGCGGGGACTGGCGTGGTTCGAACTCCTCTTCCCGGACGCGGCGTCGCTGGAGGCCGCGACGGACCGACTCGCGGCCGCGGGCCACGCCGCCGAACCGGCCGATGGCGGCGTCACGGTGACCGACCCCGACGGGATCACCCTCCGCCTCCGTGCGTGA
- a CDS encoding ABC transporter substrate-binding protein has product MSDSRLTRRTYLAGAGSAATLGLTGCLGLGGSETLTVAHMPIFPDLQYYVMEQEGYLDRIDATIEGREFTDGPAIIQAYGSGEIDVAMFGIVPSMIVIDRGIPAKVTAANIKEPMAILAHEELTALWQEHGSDAFDVWAEQKGRKFRFGTFPQGSVPDVLLRYWLQQQGVDPTSAVDILEINGANAVWQAIANGEIDGSSIMEPVPTRVSQADVPVETFRLASEIMPGQPAAVTLMSDSVRESDVATQFLEQHVRATEFIADNPGPTASIVESGIGMPTEMARSALGGPLSNFVTDPREIENGTSIFSRFAYENDQIEQRLSVDQIFDFGVYDSL; this is encoded by the coding sequence ATGAGCGATAGCCGTCTCACACGACGCACCTACCTCGCGGGAGCCGGCAGCGCCGCCACCCTCGGCCTGACCGGCTGCCTCGGTCTCGGCGGGTCGGAGACCCTGACGGTGGCACACATGCCCATCTTCCCGGACCTGCAGTACTACGTGATGGAACAGGAGGGATACCTCGATCGGATCGACGCCACCATCGAGGGCCGAGAGTTCACCGACGGGCCCGCGATCATCCAGGCCTACGGGAGCGGGGAGATCGACGTCGCGATGTTCGGCATCGTCCCCTCGATGATCGTCATCGACCGGGGTATCCCGGCCAAGGTGACCGCGGCCAACATCAAGGAGCCGATGGCCATCCTCGCCCACGAGGAGCTCACCGCGCTGTGGCAGGAGCACGGTTCCGACGCCTTCGACGTCTGGGCTGAACAGAAGGGCCGGAAGTTCCGCTTCGGGACCTTCCCGCAGGGATCTGTGCCGGACGTCCTCCTGCGGTACTGGCTCCAGCAACAGGGCGTCGATCCGACCTCGGCCGTCGACATCCTCGAGATCAACGGTGCCAACGCCGTCTGGCAGGCCATCGCCAACGGCGAGATCGACGGCTCCTCGATTATGGAACCGGTCCCGACCCGCGTCTCGCAGGCCGACGTCCCTGTCGAGACGTTCCGGCTCGCCAGCGAGATTATGCCGGGCCAGCCCGCCGCCGTGACCCTGATGAGCGACTCCGTCCGTGAGTCCGACGTCGCCACGCAGTTCCTCGAACAGCACGTCCGGGCGACCGAGTTCATCGCCGACAACCCCGGTCCGACGGCCAGTATCGTCGAGTCCGGCATCGGGATGCCGACGGAGATGGCGCGGTCCGCCCTCGGGGGGCCGCTGTCGAACTTCGTCACCGATCCCCGCGAGATCGAGAACGGGACCAGCATCTTCTCGCGGTTCGCCTACGAGAACGACCAGATCGAGCAGCGGCTCTCGGTCGATCAGATCTTCGACTTCGGCGTATACGACAGCCTATAA
- a CDS encoding CopG family ribbon-helix-helix protein has protein sequence MTVVSVSMPESLVDRLDEFAEEHGYTGRSEIIREACRNLLGEFEDKRLEGRELMGIVTVLFDYDTTTVEEKMMHLRHEHEHLVASNFHSHVGEHRCMELFVLEGDLEEISTFVGKIRATQDTLNIDYSVVPVDDFGTLADAE, from the coding sequence ATGACCGTCGTCAGCGTCTCGATGCCCGAGTCCCTCGTGGACCGCCTCGACGAGTTCGCCGAGGAGCACGGCTACACCGGCCGCAGCGAGATCATCCGCGAGGCCTGCCGGAACCTGCTGGGCGAGTTCGAGGACAAGCGACTGGAGGGGCGGGAACTGATGGGCATCGTCACGGTGCTGTTCGACTACGACACCACCACCGTCGAGGAGAAGATGATGCACCTCCGCCACGAGCACGAGCACCTCGTCGCCTCGAACTTCCACAGCCACGTCGGCGAACACCGCTGTATGGAGCTGTTCGTCCTGGAGGGTGACCTCGAGGAGATATCGACGTTCGTGGGCAAGATTCGCGCGACCCAGGACACGCTCAACATCGACTACTCCGTCGTCCCAGTCGACGACTTCGGGACGCTGGCGGACGCGGAGTAG
- a CDS encoding Rieske (2Fe-2S) protein → MTDSVRVTVEDGEDETSVRVHDDEGTVEAGEASLSFSVAGTGDDTDEPDESGDADRIVALDEVPRDGTLRCEARSGARGTEFILHHDGDAVVAWRNSCPHQPEVPLDRGDGAIVRRDRIVCHKHGAQFEPEGGVCTHGPCAGDALDSIAVEVRDGAVYLADDRYDGATVL, encoded by the coding sequence ATGACCGACTCCGTTCGCGTGACCGTCGAGGACGGCGAGGACGAGACGAGCGTCCGCGTCCACGACGACGAGGGCACCGTCGAGGCGGGCGAGGCGAGCCTCTCGTTCAGCGTCGCCGGCACCGGCGACGACACCGACGAACCGGACGAGTCCGGCGACGCCGACCGCATCGTCGCCCTCGACGAGGTCCCGCGGGACGGGACGCTCCGCTGTGAGGCGCGCTCGGGCGCTCGGGGTACCGAGTTCATCCTCCACCACGACGGCGACGCCGTCGTCGCCTGGCGCAACTCCTGTCCCCACCAACCGGAGGTCCCCCTCGACCGCGGCGACGGTGCCATCGTCCGGCGCGACCGCATCGTCTGTCACAAACACGGTGCGCAGTTCGAGCCCGAGGGCGGCGTCTGTACCCACGGCCCCTGTGCCGGCGACGCCCTCGACAGCATCGCCGTCGAGGTCCGCGACGGTGCCGTGTACCTCGCCGACGATCGGTACGACGGTGCGACCGTCCTGTAA
- a CDS encoding ABC transporter ATP-binding protein: MAVTDSDTPRVRIQSVDKQFEGANGPIQALSDVSFDVQDGEFVCIVGPSGCGKTTLFRIIAGLEPSTGGQVFLDGDPVTEPGPDLGLVFQEYHLFPWRTVAGNVGFGLEQQGVDESTRQDRVQSLVDLVGLDGFEDSYPRDLSGGMKQRVALARALALDPGLLLMDEPFGAVDAQTKKMLQDELLDIWDETGKTVLFVTHDVEEAVKLADRVVVMAKEPGRVREIVDVDVERPRQRSDEAFSRHYERLLELIQTD; encoded by the coding sequence GTGGCGGTGACCGACTCCGACACGCCACGGGTCCGCATCCAGAGCGTCGACAAGCAGTTCGAGGGGGCGAACGGTCCGATCCAGGCGCTCTCGGACGTCTCGTTCGACGTCCAGGACGGAGAGTTCGTCTGCATCGTCGGTCCCTCCGGCTGCGGGAAGACGACGCTGTTTCGCATCATCGCGGGCCTCGAACCGTCGACCGGCGGGCAGGTGTTCCTCGACGGCGATCCAGTGACGGAACCGGGACCGGACCTCGGGCTCGTCTTCCAGGAGTACCACCTGTTTCCCTGGCGGACCGTCGCCGGCAACGTCGGGTTCGGTCTCGAACAGCAGGGCGTCGACGAGTCGACCCGACAGGACCGCGTCCAGTCGCTCGTCGATCTCGTCGGCCTCGACGGGTTCGAGGACAGCTACCCGCGTGACCTCTCGGGCGGGATGAAACAGCGCGTAGCCCTCGCCCGCGCACTCGCGCTCGACCCCGGCCTCCTGTTGATGGACGAACCGTTCGGGGCCGTCGACGCACAGACGAAGAAGATGCTCCAGGACGAGCTCCTGGACATCTGGGACGAGACGGGCAAGACGGTCCTGTTCGTCACCCACGACGTCGAGGAGGCTGTGAAACTCGCCGACCGCGTCGTCGTGATGGCCAAAGAGCCGGGCCGCGTGCGCGAGATCGTCGACGTCGACGTCGAGCGGCCGCGCCAGCGCTCCGACGAGGCGTTCAGTCGTCACTACGAACGGCTGCTGGAGCTCATTCAGACCGACTGA